One window of Medicago truncatula cultivar Jemalong A17 chromosome 2, MtrunA17r5.0-ANR, whole genome shotgun sequence genomic DNA carries:
- the LOC25487158 gene encoding nicotinate N-methyltransferase 1, which yields MAETNTEAQKQARLAILELANMISIPMSLHAVVRLNVADAIWEGGANAPLSAAQILARVVPGGGGDAENLQRVLRMLASYGVFEEHIGDGERKYSLTNVGKTLVSDENGVSYGAYVLQHHQDALMRAWPLVHEAVLDPSKEPFERANGEGAYDYYLKKPEMNELMLKAMAGVSVPFMKALFESYHGFQNVEKLVDVGGSGGDCLRMILQKYPNIKQGFNFDLPEVVAKAPQIPGVTHVGGDMFKYIPQADAIFMKWVLTTWTDEEIKHIMLNCYKALPAGGKLIACEPVLPETSDDSHRTRASLAGDIFVMTIYRAKGKHRTEEQFRQLAISAGFNLFKSFHVDYFHIVLEFQK from the exons ATGGCAGAAACCAACACAGAAGCTCAAAAACAAGCAAGACTAGCCATCCTCGAGCTAGCAAACATGATAAGCATTCCTATGTCACTTCACGCCGTCGTCCGTCTCAACGTCGCCGACGCAATATGGGAAGGTGGTGCAAACGCGCCACTCTCTGCTGCTCAGATCCTAGCGCGTGTTGTTCCTGGTGGCGGCGGCGACGCCGAGAATCTTCAGCGAGTGTTACGTATGCTGGCGAGTTATGGGGTGTTTGAAGAGCATATTGGGGATGGTGAGAGGAAGTACTCATTGACTAATGTTGGGAAAACACTTGTTAGTGATGAGAATGGAGTTTCGTACGGTGCTTATGTGCTTCAACACCACCAG GATGCATTGATGAGAGCATGGCCATTGGTACATGAAGCAGTATTGGACCCATCAAAGGAACCTTTTGAGAGGGCAAATGGAGAAGGAGCATATGACTATTACCTAAAGAAACCAGAGATGAATGAGTTAATGTTGAAGGCCATGGCAGGGGTATCAGTGCCTTTCATGAAGGCCCTTTTTGAGAGTTATCATGGCTTTCAAAATGTGGAGAAGCTAGTTGATGTTGGTGGTAGTGGTGGTGATTGTCTTCGTATGATCTTGCAGAAATATCCTAATATTAAACAAGGGTTCAATTTTGATCTTCCTGAAGTTGTGGCTAAAGCACCACAAATTCCAG GTGTAACTCATGTGGGTGGTGACATGTTCAAATATATTCCCCAAGCAGATGCGATCTTCATGAAG TGGGTGCTAACAACATGGACAGATGAAGAAATCAAACACATAATGCTAAACTGTTACAAGGCACTCCCAGCCGGAGGCAAACTAATTGCTTGTGAGCCAGTGTTGCCAGAGACTTCAGATGATAGCCACAGAACAAGGGCATCGCTCGCAGGCGACATATTTGTGATGACAATCTACAGAGCTAAAGGAAAGCACAGGACTGAAGAACAGTTTAGGCAACTTGCAATTTCTGCAGGTTTCAATCTTTTCAAATCCTTTCATGTGGACTATTTCCACATTGTTCTTGAGTTTCAGAAATGA